CTGGGAGCCCTGTGGGCTCCATGTCTCTTATCCACATCCTCTTCCCATTCTGTCCACCTGTAAAGACCCCCTAAGTGATCTAAGCTTCAAAGAGGATGTCTGTGCTCTTGTTTTCCCCAAGCAGTAGCGTGTTGACAGATTGAACTAAAGcatgaaaaacacagagagagCTATTTGTGGATATGGGTCTGAACGGAGAAATGAGCAGGGCTGGTGACAGTGTGATGAGATGTAGGTGATGAAGGTTGGATGTGATTAATAGGGGCAGCAGGAACTGAGGAGAGTCTTGTGCAGGTGTGGGATGTGGAGGTGGAAGGAAAGGGAACCAGATGTGTCACACTTGTGTCTCTCCAAAGTCACCTCTCAGACCTGGGAGAACGGAAAATACATTGCATGTATCCACCCacactcctgctgcaggctaGGTCTCAAAGATCACAAGCCAGATGAAGTGCTGTCATATTTtgagctttgttttattttaatctcctGTCAAGGAGGGACAGCTTTATGATTTCTCTCTGGTATGTTTTCCTTGCattgaaaaagcagaaaaaaaaacgaGTGCTCGGAACTCAGAGACTTTTGTTCCATGAAAATATGCTCCACTGCTCCCATCCTCAGTACTAACGCTTTTTCCTCTTTACCTGTCAAGCTGATGGGTCTGAGTTACCCCAAAACAATGGAAAGAGAATGGACACTCTCAAAATATTTCAACGTCACTTCAGAGCAGCTTGGCAAGAGCCAGGCTATCCTCCAGGATTACAAGAACTTGACGGGTTTGAACCGTGGCCATTTGAACCCCAGTGGACATCACTCTGactccagcagcaggacagcaacATTCAGCCTCACCAACATCATTCCTCAAGATGAGAAACTCAATGGTGGTGCCTGGAACAACTACGAGCAGCAAACCATGATGAGGAGGACGGTGGGCTGTAACAAGACCTATGTCGTGGTGGGTGCTGTGCCTGGGAACAACTATATCGCCAAGGGCAGGGTGAATAAGCCCAGCCACATCTGGTCGAGTGCTTGCTGTGAGGTGGACAAAAACCACAGAGAGGCTTGGGGGGTCATTGCTGAGAATGACAAGAATGAGGTACAGCTCCTCACACTGGGGGAGCTGGAGGAGGTGTTGACCCACCTTTATGGGCGGGATCAGGTTTATCTGTTTGATAGTGACTGTCCCAGGGAATAAGCCCTGTTTCATATCTTAGGTATCCTACCATACCCACCAGCATTTGTCCTGCTTCCCTCTCTAGGGGTTTTCTATCTGTTTCTCAGAGCCccttctttgaaaataaaaggaagaaagaggcCAGTAAGGCCTCTGGCtcatttgctttcctcctgtGCTGCCCACCCTTGCAATGATGGTTCTGGGATATCAGTCTGAATACCAGTCCATGGAAAAGGAATCAGTTTGTCCTTAAGACTAGAGATGTATTGCTTTTTGTGCCTTCCTATTTCTCCATGCCCATGTACAGACTGCTGATCCTTACCCTCTTTCATTCAGCATCACTGTTAACATACTGGTGACTTATCCATTGCCTTCTCAGTAAAGTTCCCAGGCAAGGTTGGCTCATATAATCCATGGATTATCCAGATTCCTccttggagatactcaaaatcCATCTGGACTTTGTAGTGGACAACCTGCTCTGGCTGACCTGCCTGACACAGCCAAGGGCAAAAGTAAAGGGTagacagaaagaggaaagtgGAAAGGAGGAAGGCTAGTAAGCATAGGAGGAACATCACAACTCTGTTGAGCTccataaataagtaaaataagaaggaaggaGATAACCTGCATCTAATCTCTAAGCTCCTTAACTCAGAGTTTACATGAAGGCCATGCTTATGTAAATTTATTAGCACGTTTCTGTTTGCTTGGTTCTGGATCGTGTACCTTGAAAGCAAGAGCTGAGCTATCAGGCAGCCAGGCTCAGGGATTAGATATACAGCAGACTTTGACCAGCCCAAGATAAATTTCTGTGATGCCCTCGTGgaataacttcattttctgccCAACTTCTGAACCTTTTCTGCAGATTTACATAcgattgatttattttattttttccattgtaaAATGTATTCGGTGGGTATAAAAGTTCAATATATGCCTTACAATTTTGTTCCTGAGTCGTTTATGATATAAATTATTTGCTCCAATGTTGGATCCTagagtttctttcctttgaaatttcCACTCTTAGTAATGCCTTAGTTTGTAAGGCTTCTTTGCCAGAGGTAGGCTGTCCAAAGCCAATCTGAAAATACCATGACACCTATGAGAAGTGCTATCATCAGACTGTCACTACTTTTTCTATTAACTTTCCTCTACTAAGAAGATAATGGTGCAGACTTCATGCACGATCTGCCTCAACTACTAAGACAGCAGCTTGACACTGAATTTTTCAGCTCCAGTGCTATTGGGCTGGTTGTGACTCCAGAGCTGTCCCTCCCTGTGTCCATAGTCTTCTGGCATCTTTGCCACCTGCTCCATTGCTCACTGCAGAATTGTGACTATTTCTAGAGTACAAAATTAGGGGCACCACTCATATCCCCCTTTCTTTGATAGACCCATGTGGACTCAGTCCTCCTGCCCTAACGTTTCAAACTGTCAAGAGCTTTTTCAGGCTTCTGGAGCACTGCACTGGGACTGAGACTGCTTTATGAAGTTTCCAAtccacaaaatgaaaacagtattattttcattttactgaaaCAGACAGTACAAcagctttcagttttactgttttCCTCATCCACTGAACTAAAACAGGTATTTTCTGAGGATCGGGGGGGAGTTTCAGCAGTatagaaacaataaaaataagaggAGAGAGAAGCCTTTGGTTTTGAGCAAAGGGAGCTGGAAAACAGGACTGCCCATGCGCAGGAAATTTTGTCATTTCAAAATGTGGTTTCAATCTGAATcacaacaaaaccccaaaagTTTCCAAATTCCCCTTGAAATGGAAATTCTGAGAGTTTGGGCCTGGAAATGCTGAAACAGGGTGTTTCTGATACCTCCTCCTGCCTTAGACTTGCTAAAAGAAAGTGACTTTCTCATCAGCTTGCGACAGCACCACGACCTGCTTCCCTGAGGATGCAAAAGGCTTTCTGGAGACATCTACAATGACATCTACCCATCTCCAAGGGTCACTAGGCTCTGAGCATTACTTTAGCAGCCCTCATCCCAGATGGACTGTTcaggcactgcacagctggTTTGCAACTGGAGCATGCAGCCAAGTGATTGAAGGAGTGGTGTCAGGAAGGTGAGGGAAGATGTAAACTGTTGGCAGGATAGAAGACTCAATTTCAGGTCTTGCAAATGGGTGAAATCATTTATGCAGAAGTGTTCTTAGAGCCCTGTAGTGGCATTACTCTGCCCCGCATCCACAGACTTCACCCTTCTCCTATATGGACCTATGTATGGTTGGGGCAAAATCATTGGAGCTTCTCCAGGATAATATTTAGCATGGATATAAATGttgcagctttaaaaataaaatctatctGGGAAATATCTCCCCTGAATTTCTTCTACATaaaaaccaaagaagaaaatagagaatTAGCAACCTGGAAATGACTGATAGAGCTGGTGTTGCTGAAGTCCTGAGTTCTTTGCTCACATGCTTTCATAGTCCCCAGACGAGCATATATTGGCCCTGCCAAACATTTATTCctacaggaggagaaaaaatgaatcTAGAAAGAGTGGGTAACTAAAATGTTAAGAATGTGACTGAGAGGGCCTGTACTGCTCACTGCTTTCATGCACTCAGATTACATCTTTTAAGTTGTCTGAGATATGGAccctttttgtctgctgaaCGGTACCTGTGCATAAGGTCACCacctcttgtttttctttcatttgtcaCTGCAACCAAAAGAATCGTGCTTCAATTTATGcttgagaaattattttgtctttgtgtgGTAGGAAATGCTTTCAGCAATGCCTTTGGAGAGGTGAATGACACATCCTGAAAGTCTCGGTGACTTCTGGGGCTGGGTCTGAGCTCAGTGCTTGGGCATCTTAAAGTAGGCATCCACATGTGGGAGTAATTCTGCAGGATGAGCTGAGTTGTGCTGCATCTTGATGTTGCAGCCTCTGGCATAGTTAGCAATATCcgtccttcccttcctttatcACACTACATTATTCCTCCTCATCATCATGTGGGCTACGGCTGCCAGCAGagtaatggaaaacaaatcttGGCTcacacagaattacagaaccAGAGAATCATGGGGTTGGTAGACATAACAAGAAGGACCACCTGCGTTCAAACATCCAGAATTATTTATCATTACAATTTATTGATCATCCCGTGCTGAGAAAATCaggtttacaaaataaaagtatCAAACACCACATCTCATGTAATACAAAGAGTGGCCATGCAGAAAGCAGGACAGGGACAGTACGTGTTTGGCCACAGCTTCCTTCAGTGGCGGATTTTTGCTTCCAGGCTGCATCTTTCTGATTTCCACACTCTCTGTGTGTTGCATTGAAGGACTGAGCCAACAGGCCCTACCAGGAGGTGAAGTACAGCACATCTGAGACTTACGGCTTTCTGATACAGTACATATACAGCTCCCATGCTAGAGATCACCTGGGTTCTGACCCTGTGTAGACATCAATGGCTAAGAAAATTGAATCCTATAATATTTCTCCAGTATGTATTACTTACAGGTACCAAACCAACAGTGTGTCTCCCTTGATTGCcaggaaacaaagacaaaatatgGAGAGAGGGCCCGTGAGCCAGCCTGGCTAGGGAAAGTAGAATAAGTCATCAGGGCAATGGGAGACATGACTCATTATCTGCATAACTGGCTAAAAATGTGCATGCtagaagcaggaaaaatattAGCCTTCTTCAGTCAACCTCCGTGAGTAGAACAAATCATGCCATCCTAATTGCAGTGCTTAACAGAGTTATGTTAACAGTAACTAATGTTCATTAAACAAATGAAGTGGAAGAGCTCAGTACCACTGCTTGCACACTTTAGAGCAGTTGGCAGGTTTGAAAACATCTCATCTATTGTATAAATACGGATTGCTGTTTTCTCCCATACAATATACCAGTGTGTAATAGACCATCATATATCTATCTTTATAAAGATACATATTACAAATTAGTCCTGCTCCaacaggaataaagaaaagctaTGGAAAGTATAAACATTAAAGCTATGGAGTGAGAAAAACTCAAGAGGAATTCAGCTCAGAAAAGTAATGACATGCACTCTGTTACAAAGTAGAAAACTAAACTAACATGTCATGCCTACTGAATTAGAAGGGATTaatcctgtttggtttttgaCATTCCATGTAAGCATCTGCAGGTAATCTGGTCAGTGTGGGCATCAtttagagaagagaaacaagtgCCTTTAGACACTGAGGGATTTGATCTATATATAGGCATACATGTGTATATCTATATGTACAGCTATGTACAAGCATACATGTACATACAGGCAATAGGTTCAGATAAACATGTTTCTCTAAGGGACTTGTTCCTTCCCATTGTCTGTCTCAGATGTTgtttatattttctcatttgaacTCTATCATACCAGGCAGAATATAGCTAAAGAAGAGGCAAAAGTCTATTCAAACCTCATAAATTCCCAGTACACTAAGTATATATCAAATACTGCACATGCTGAAGTCATGCTTGAATCTGTCCTCAGATGCCTTTGCAATAGACTTTTTGATGCTCTGCAAGTATAACAGGAACTGCCAAATTAATCTTGTGCCTCCCCTGATCTGGAGCTATACTGGAGTGGAATAGGATGGAATGGAATGAGGTTGTTGTTATGTCAGAATATTATAATTGTTATACTGTAGAAGTGTTTCCGGGGGGCAGCACGGCTAACCAAGTTCTTTCCTGTGTCACAGGATGGTAGTGAGATCTAGATtatctttgagatcccttccaacctaagccattctatgattctatgactctattcTAGATTCCTCCCACCTTGTAGAGGAAGATTCCCATtcagcagagaggcagagcCCATTAGTAATTAGTAAAGAACATAACAAGAAACTGGAATGAGCActtgcagagaaagagaagaaaaggaaaacttccAAGTGTGAAATAGGGACACTTTGGATTACGTAGGCGGAGGAGCCTCAGAACAGGAACAAGTTATGTCTCAGCGTAGTAATAGAAGCAGTGAGGAGGCCAGGCTAAAATAAGTCTGCAGTACAAAGTTGTCATGGCACGTCTGAGAAATCAGGGGGACGAAGGACAAAGAATTACATGGTAATGGTGGCAGATGCTCCACCAGGCTTCCCACAGACCAGCCAGAGAGAAAAAGACTGATTGCGCAATCTATCTGAAACCAACATATTTGCATAATTAACCTTAATTTCCTCACAGGATTCATTTTCCACCCGTTATTTGAACTGTCACTCTCAGTTCCACAATGGCTGAGACAAAACGGTTTTATGCACACTTGTTTGAATTCAGAAGCTCTgattcctgcttttcttctgccagtTTTTAACAGCTGAACCAGACAACTCAAAATCCGGGGTCATTTATTTAATACCAGAGAAGGTATTCAGAAATCCAAGCGGTGCAATAATGAGGTGGCAGATCCGACTGAGAGCTCTCCCAGGGATGTTTTTTAGACTTCATGTTTTCCTGGTTCCTTCCCTTTTATCGTCTCTGCTCGGTGACTCacaaaaagacaacagaatGGAGaggcagaatgaaaaaaatgactgtaaaaaaaagacaaaatcagCACAAAATCAGCACCTGGAGTTATCTACAGTTACCCCAaccaggagaaaaaggagagcagCTTAACCTGTCCCTATGCCCAGGGACAATAATTCCCCCACACAACCCCGTTGCTTTGCTCATGGGGGCAAACAGGCCCAACCAGAGGGGATCTGTGAAACAAGAGGGCAACCATGGCCAAATAAGCAGGAGATCCTAGTGTTGCATCCTCTGGCATAGTTAGCAAtatccttccttcccttcctttatcACTCTACATTATTCCTCTTCATTATTATGTGCTACGGCTGCCAGCAGACTCCAGCTGGAATCAAGAGCCCTTGTACGAAGTCTTGAGCATATGCACAGTAAGAGCTGATTTCTATTTTAGCAGCTAATGATTGAATGGGAGATGGGGAAAGGGGGAGGAGAAAATCATTTCAGACTGATCTAAATGCATCGGTTTTAGCTGtgagcaaatattttattttcccgTCCTCTTTCAGCCCTTTGGAAATGTGTAAGAAACacatcatttaaatatttacattttcctcccttccttcagTGGGAGATACGCACTGAATTCACTGAAAGTTTCAGAGGAAGAATTTGAAAattactgcatttaaaaaacagatttttttatttttttatttttatttattttcctttacacCCCTGATATGCCTTTGGAAACCACAGCTGAAGTGCTTAAACCGTCTGTACACTTTCTTTACCGACTTTTCATCTCATCCGTGGGCATGGATGCGTCCTGCAGCACGCTTATTGGCCTTTAGAACAGAGATGGATCTCTTCAATAGAAAAGCAAATTCAAAGTAATTATCTACAGGATGAGGTGAAGACTGAGCCCAATTAAAAAATGACATACTTGTCGCTGGCTGTAtcaggatggatggatgagtTGAACatacaaagagagaaaatcttGATTCTTTATTGATTTGCTCTCCTGTCCAAATGTCCCTGCTCCACTGCATGGCAGCATCTCTCACCTGTCATTATGCAGGTGTGGCCTCTGAGGTAGTCATCTGGGCTCTGTTATAGTCACTGGGAAGAAGTAAGTCTTTCTGTTGTACGATTCATCTAAAACTATTCACCCTGAGAAATGCTGGTGCAATTTAGGAGTTTGAATTGAGGCTGCATTGGCCTCATCTGTCAGGAgtgaggagaaaagagaaaaaattctACTGTTTTCATCCTAATATGTGACAGAGTGGCTCTATCTGCTCCCAGATTCTTCTCCCTTTTTAGTATGAAATCTCCCAAGTAGGATGTGACTGTCCTTCCCATGCGTATCATGTCCACCACTGTCAGAGTCCTGTGGTCACTGATCTCTCCATCCTGAACCCCAAGCAGGTTTCTTCTTAGGTTGTTCCCGCATTGGCTGAGTGTAGACCCTCTATGAACAGGTCATGACACTGTTGTGATGCCAAAGAAAAATCTTACCTGCCTCAATAAGACGTGACAGATGCTTGTTTGTAGGGTAGCCGTCATTGGTACAGGGCTTATCCAGGGGTGTCCACTTGATATTTCCATCCACATTCTTGCACGTGATGGTGCCAGAGAATTGAAGCTGCTTGTTGTAGACAGTCGGGCATTTGAAATGTAATACTTGCCCCACAGAATATTGTTGGTTTGCACTTAGAGAGGTATGTGGGACAGTTTTGGGCACATCACAAAAACCTGGGAATTCACAAAGCAGCACATTGTTAGGCAGATATATTTGACttactgtgtttgtttttcatagaatcaaagaatcattaaggttggaaaagacctctaagctCTCATCCAGACCAGCCATCAACCCAACCCCAACATGCCTATCGACCCATGTTCTTCAGTGCCATGTCTTCCCTTTTCTTAACACTTcctgggatggtgactccaccacctccctgggcagcacgTGTCAGTGCCTCTCCATTCTTTCTGAggataaatttttcctaatatccagcctgaacctcccctgatgcaacttgaggtcaccacctctcatcctatcactgttacctgggaagAAACTACGTGATTTGTATTCATGTAAAATACAGACAAGTAAGATATACCAAGCTTTCCCACCTCTCGAACATCTAAAGAAATCATTTGCTTGCACGTTTTCACTTGCTCAGACAAACAGGTATTCTAGCAAATTTATTATCCCCGACTactaaaataattaagaattaCTCATTATCACTCCTGTACtgcttccatggaaatgaatggGAGAAGTGTTATAGTGCTGATTAGGCTCTAACTTACTTGAATTGTTTACTTGCTTCGGAGGTGCTGGGCTCTGGGTTTCTCCTGCTGGCTCTTCTATAGAATTTAACTTAGCTGTGTGATTCCTTGAGAACAAAAGTTTCTCATCTGTGAAAGGAAGATGTATTTACTGCATGAAAGCAAGATGGAGAGCAGAGCTAAGCCTGAGCAATCAAGCTTTTACAGACAGAACAGACTTGTTAGAAGTTTTAACTTGCAAAGATAAGCACAAAAGATCATTTGTCACAGAAGTGCCCTGTTACATCTTACACTACACTTTGGGAAAGCACCACAAGTGCCAAAAAAAAACGTTGGAAATCACTTACCAATACATACAAGTTCATCGT
The sequence above is a segment of the Excalfactoria chinensis isolate bCotChi1 chromosome 1, bCotChi1.hap2, whole genome shotgun sequence genome. Coding sequences within it:
- the LOC140253459 gene encoding endonuclease domain-containing 1 protein-like isoform X2; translated protein: MGEKQTDSSAAASETRLQGEQELKVLPAMLLLLLQISLSCLWLGRGEVVTSFESSCPQFFFRETPPNEALEPENPAWICQRYKNQYYFATLYDRSRRIPVYSAYLYQPGPGTRPKTWLVEPQLMGLSYPKTMEREWTLSKYFNVTSEQLGKSQAILQDYKNLTGLNRGHLNPSGHHSDSSSRTATFSLTNIIPQDEKLNGGAWNNYEQQTMMRRTVGCNKTYVVVGAVPGNNYIAKGRVNKPSHIWSSACCEVDKNHREAWGVIAENDKNEVQLLTLGELEEVLTHLYGRDQVYLFDSDCPRE
- the LOC140253459 gene encoding endonuclease domain-containing 1 protein-like isoform X1, whose product is MEPHLSPRGLSTPYLEMCPSLGSLRGEKQTDSSAAASETRLQGEQELKVLPAMLLLLLQISLSCLWLGRGEVVTSFESSCPQFFFRETPPNEALEPENPAWICQRYKNQYYFATLYDRSRRIPVYSAYLYQPGPGTRPKTWLVEPQLMGLSYPKTMEREWTLSKYFNVTSEQLGKSQAILQDYKNLTGLNRGHLNPSGHHSDSSSRTATFSLTNIIPQDEKLNGGAWNNYEQQTMMRRTVGCNKTYVVVGAVPGNNYIAKGRVNKPSHIWSSACCEVDKNHREAWGVIAENDKNEVQLLTLGELEEVLTHLYGRDQVYLFDSDCPRE
- the LOC140253459 gene encoding endonuclease domain-containing 1 protein-like isoform X3 — its product is MLLLLLQISLSCLWLGRGEVVTSFESSCPQFFFRETPPNEALEPENPAWICQRYKNQYYFATLYDRSRRIPVYSAYLYQPGPGTRPKTWLVEPQLMGLSYPKTMEREWTLSKYFNVTSEQLGKSQAILQDYKNLTGLNRGHLNPSGHHSDSSSRTATFSLTNIIPQDEKLNGGAWNNYEQQTMMRRTVGCNKTYVVVGAVPGNNYIAKGRVNKPSHIWSSACCEVDKNHREAWGVIAENDKNEVQLLTLGELEEVLTHLYGRDQVYLFDSDCPRE
- the IL15RA gene encoding interleukin-15 receptor subunit alpha — its product is MELKRLLMWLLLGSIMGTRAEKCPRLSTTEFADLAAEAYPVKTKLRYECDSGYRRRSGNSLTIRCQNISGTASWVYDELVCIDEKLLFSRNHTAKLNSIEEPAGETQSPAPPKQVNNSSFCDVPKTVPHTSLSANQQYSVGQVLHFKCPTVYNKQLQFSGTITCKNVDGNIKWTPLDKPCTNDGYPTNKHLSRLIEAVIFFILPLHSVVFL